Proteins encoded by one window of Gordonia jinghuaiqii:
- a CDS encoding PfkB family carbohydrate kinase, which produces MTGTRPARLLVVGAVNVDLVVAAQRLPGPGETVVGPGVAQHGGGKGANAAVAAARAGAEVRFCGAVGADAMGTGALDELRVEGIDVTDVRILAGTATGTALIVVDPKGENQIAVGAGANAEVDPTAVRRAVVRAADWAGCVLVSTEIPPSAVRAVVETAALHGLPCVLNPAPVFAGIVDLLAHGPVVTPNRTELEDLYGLLPNVGDSTSGTSLSVNEMAAAIASVSHASVLVTLGAEGAVVVEPSGETTTLPPGRIDEVRDTTGAGDTLNGVLAGSLAGGASLTAAALRGVAAASMSVAHVGARAGMPRAESLMGV; this is translated from the coding sequence GTGACCGGCACACGGCCGGCACGGCTCCTCGTCGTAGGCGCGGTGAACGTCGATCTCGTGGTCGCGGCCCAACGACTGCCCGGCCCGGGTGAGACCGTGGTGGGGCCTGGTGTCGCCCAGCACGGCGGTGGCAAGGGGGCGAACGCGGCCGTGGCCGCAGCACGGGCGGGTGCGGAGGTGCGTTTCTGCGGCGCCGTCGGGGCCGACGCCATGGGTACCGGTGCGCTGGACGAACTCCGTGTCGAGGGCATCGATGTCACCGACGTGAGGATCCTGGCCGGGACCGCCACCGGAACCGCGCTGATTGTCGTGGATCCCAAGGGTGAGAACCAGATAGCGGTGGGTGCGGGAGCGAACGCCGAAGTCGATCCGACAGCAGTTCGTCGCGCGGTCGTTCGGGCCGCGGACTGGGCCGGGTGTGTCCTGGTCAGCACGGAGATACCCCCGTCGGCGGTACGGGCTGTCGTGGAAACCGCGGCCCTGCACGGACTACCGTGTGTGCTGAACCCTGCGCCGGTGTTTGCGGGGATCGTTGACCTACTCGCTCATGGCCCGGTCGTCACGCCGAACCGCACCGAACTCGAAGATCTGTACGGGTTGCTGCCGAATGTCGGTGACAGCACGTCGGGCACCTCACTCTCGGTGAATGAGATGGCTGCGGCGATCGCATCCGTGTCACATGCATCGGTGCTGGTGACGTTGGGCGCGGAGGGCGCGGTTGTCGTCGAACCGTCGGGTGAGACGACGACGCTACCGCCAGGCCGGATCGACGAGGTCCGGGACACGACTGGAGCCGGTGACACCCTCAACGGGGTGTTGGCGGGCTCGCTGGCAGGAGGAGCTTCGCTCACCGCCGCGGCACTGCGCGGCGTCGCAGCGGCGTCTATGTCGGTCGCGCACGTCGGCGCCCGCGCCGGTATGCCGCGCGCGGAGTCTCTCATGGGAGTCTGA
- a CDS encoding LacI family DNA-binding transcriptional regulator, with protein sequence MTQPDRRRKRPTIKDVAEHARVSVSTVSYVLNDSGPVAPERRNRVLDAVRVLEYSPNDSARNLKRRSASRIGMVVPELTNQFFAMVTEGVQRAASARDVLVVLVIPEVSAKSEEEQAKLLRSQRIDGVVYLSGTGSMPAASYEIARSGPVVLVDEQIPGIDLPAVVCDSRKGAREVATHVLDHGHRQVAVIGGPSALWTAQQRLAGYREAFARAGLDPDAVPVYYGDYRQESGFEAAKKALESTPRPTALICANDLMAVGAMEYCREVGLDMPEDVSIVGFDDLALSRLLTPRLTSVRQPAHDMGFRAASVLFDMIENNTPDPLSVLETSLQVRSSVSRL encoded by the coding sequence GTGACACAGCCGGACCGCAGACGGAAACGTCCCACCATCAAGGACGTTGCCGAGCACGCCCGGGTGTCGGTGAGCACGGTGAGTTACGTGCTCAACGACTCCGGTCCGGTCGCACCCGAACGGCGCAACCGGGTGCTCGATGCGGTCCGGGTGCTCGAGTACTCGCCGAATGACTCGGCGCGCAACCTGAAGCGGCGCAGTGCCTCCCGTATCGGCATGGTCGTTCCCGAGTTGACCAACCAGTTCTTCGCGATGGTCACCGAAGGTGTTCAGCGCGCGGCGTCGGCTCGTGATGTGCTCGTCGTCCTGGTGATACCGGAGGTGTCGGCGAAATCGGAGGAGGAGCAGGCAAAGCTCCTCCGGAGTCAGCGGATCGATGGGGTCGTGTACCTGTCGGGAACAGGCTCGATGCCGGCGGCGAGCTATGAGATCGCACGGTCGGGTCCCGTGGTTCTCGTCGACGAACAGATACCGGGCATCGACCTGCCCGCGGTGGTCTGTGACTCGAGGAAGGGTGCGCGTGAGGTCGCCACGCACGTCCTCGACCATGGACACCGGCAGGTCGCGGTCATCGGTGGTCCGTCTGCCCTGTGGACGGCCCAGCAACGACTCGCCGGATACCGGGAAGCCTTCGCCCGTGCCGGCCTCGATCCCGATGCGGTTCCGGTCTACTACGGCGACTACCGGCAGGAATCAGGTTTCGAGGCCGCGAAGAAGGCGCTCGAAAGCACTCCCCGCCCGACCGCGCTCATCTGCGCCAACGATCTGATGGCGGTGGGCGCCATGGAGTACTGCAGAGAGGTGGGGCTGGACATGCCGGAGGATGTCAGCATCGTCGGATTCGACGACCTGGCGTTGTCCCGACTACTGACGCCGCGACTCACCAGCGTTCGGCAACCCGCCCACGACATGGGATTTCGTGCTGCGTCGGTGTTGTTCGACATGATCGAGAACAACACTCCGGACCCGCTGAGCGTGCTGGAGACTTCGTTGCAGGTCCGTTCTTCGGTGAGTCGGCTGTGA
- a CDS encoding glutamine amidotransferase, translating into MSGLNVLVAGESWIKHTIHMKGFDQFHNTEYEEGATFFLEQMAEAGHNVTYVRGHEISTKFPKTVQEIDAYDVVVISDIGSNSFQLPDETFLRSEKSPNRLGVIADFVGRGGGLVMIGGYLSFTGIDGKARYGMTPLADVLPVNMLTYDDRIEVPEGLKVDVALSDHPVLGGTPAQWPPLLGYNRLVPKADSTVVVRSGDDPMLVVGDYGQGRAVAFASDLAPHWAPPEFVEWPHYTSLWSAILSWAGGCRTAGAGEEV; encoded by the coding sequence ATGAGCGGCCTCAACGTCCTCGTCGCAGGTGAATCGTGGATCAAGCACACGATCCACATGAAGGGCTTCGACCAGTTCCACAACACCGAATACGAGGAGGGCGCAACCTTCTTCCTCGAACAGATGGCCGAGGCCGGGCACAACGTGACCTACGTCCGTGGCCACGAGATCTCGACGAAGTTCCCCAAGACGGTGCAGGAGATCGACGCTTACGACGTCGTCGTGATCTCCGACATCGGCTCGAACTCCTTCCAGTTGCCGGATGAGACCTTCCTCCGGTCGGAGAAGTCGCCCAACCGGCTCGGCGTCATCGCCGACTTCGTCGGTCGAGGCGGCGGGTTGGTGATGATAGGCGGCTACCTCTCCTTCACCGGCATCGACGGGAAGGCCCGGTACGGGATGACGCCGTTGGCCGACGTCCTGCCGGTGAACATGCTGACTTATGACGACCGGATCGAGGTACCCGAGGGCCTCAAGGTCGACGTCGCGCTTTCCGATCACCCGGTTCTCGGCGGTACCCCCGCGCAGTGGCCGCCGCTGCTCGGGTACAACCGGCTCGTCCCCAAGGCCGACAGCACCGTCGTGGTTCGTTCGGGCGACGACCCGATGCTCGTCGTCGGAGACTACGGCCAGGGGCGCGCCGTGGCATTTGCCTCTGACCTGGCGCCTCACTGGGCACCGCCGGAGTTCGTCGAATGGCCGCATTACACGTCCCTGTGGTCGGCGATACTGTCGTGGGCAGGAGGGTGCCGCACCGCCGGTGCGGGCGAGGAGGTATGA
- a CDS encoding HAD family hydrolase produces MASDARNDAPLTGRRLHVFDMDGTLLRGAATIELARHFGQLTRGLDIEARWLEDKITEREFWEVLLDICGDADPADLDAAFRAAPWMAGITETFADIRARGEVAIVISQSPVFFVRRLETWGAHETYGSALEIGQGFDDGATLSPEAKVEITRDVLSRLDLGPNECVAYGDSSSDVELFGWLPHTVAVNASPVISDMAAVSYHGTDIGEAYALGQRLATARIQQL; encoded by the coding sequence GTGGCGTCCGACGCGCGCAACGACGCCCCGTTGACGGGACGCCGGCTCCACGTCTTCGACATGGACGGCACGCTCCTCAGGGGAGCGGCCACCATCGAACTGGCCCGTCATTTCGGCCAGCTCACGCGCGGGCTGGACATCGAGGCCCGCTGGCTCGAGGACAAGATCACCGAGCGGGAGTTCTGGGAGGTTCTTCTCGACATCTGCGGCGATGCCGATCCGGCCGATCTGGATGCCGCATTCCGGGCGGCACCGTGGATGGCCGGGATCACCGAGACATTCGCCGACATCCGGGCACGCGGTGAAGTGGCGATCGTGATCTCACAGTCACCGGTCTTCTTCGTCCGGAGGCTCGAGACGTGGGGCGCCCACGAGACCTACGGGTCGGCGCTCGAGATCGGTCAGGGCTTCGACGACGGCGCCACGTTGTCACCGGAGGCGAAGGTCGAGATCACCCGGGATGTTCTTTCTCGACTGGATCTCGGTCCGAATGAGTGTGTGGCATACGGTGACTCGTCTTCAGATGTCGAACTGTTCGGCTGGCTGCCACACACGGTGGCGGTCAACGCGAGTCCGGTCATCTCCGACATGGCGGCCGTGTCCTATCACGGTACCGACATCGGCGAGGCCTATGCGCTCGGTCAGCGCCTGGCGACAGCCCGAATCCAACAGTTGTGA
- a CDS encoding LLM class flavin-dependent oxidoreductase, whose amino-acid sequence MSLKIWVTTPFFYPDMSRPWSEVFNDMLSIVDAAEDLGFEGVTVNENHFQNYVTNPSSIMFSALAAQRTKRLRIMPGIVVLPYYNPLIIASEMSFLDQMAPGRIGIGVARGGSSYQLERVGVDMANARAMYEESLEIIRKVWTEDDVSYDGKFYNFPETTIVPKPASDPHPEIWAASQSVDGVKRVAEQGLNLITAPNHGNFEPYGDLETLLAAYDDAVAVSEHPRQQVMVLRHTWLGETEEKALEYFDDFLNEYNHYRALVKGSGSTASKEGRLAARTGGAVDDGAIKAGLVRPESESFPREGLYEKYSDPILTTPERMIERFKTYEKLGVDHMACLVAVGQPTSEVIKNMEFMAKEVLPEFC is encoded by the coding sequence ATGTCACTCAAGATCTGGGTCACCACCCCGTTCTTCTACCCGGACATGAGCCGGCCGTGGTCAGAGGTGTTCAACGACATGTTGAGCATCGTCGACGCGGCCGAGGACCTCGGCTTCGAAGGCGTGACGGTGAACGAGAACCACTTCCAGAACTATGTGACCAACCCGTCGTCGATCATGTTCAGCGCACTTGCCGCGCAGCGCACCAAGCGACTGCGGATCATGCCGGGAATCGTTGTGCTGCCGTACTACAACCCGTTGATCATCGCCTCCGAGATGAGTTTTCTGGATCAGATGGCGCCCGGGCGAATCGGAATCGGAGTGGCGCGCGGCGGCAGCAGCTACCAGCTCGAGCGGGTGGGCGTCGACATGGCCAATGCCCGTGCCATGTACGAGGAATCGCTCGAGATCATCCGCAAGGTGTGGACCGAGGACGACGTCTCCTACGACGGCAAGTTCTACAACTTCCCGGAGACGACGATCGTTCCGAAACCGGCTTCGGATCCGCACCCGGAGATCTGGGCCGCGTCGCAGAGCGTGGACGGCGTCAAGCGCGTCGCCGAGCAGGGGCTCAACCTCATCACCGCGCCCAACCACGGCAACTTCGAACCGTACGGCGACCTCGAGACACTCCTGGCCGCCTACGACGATGCGGTCGCCGTGAGCGAGCATCCGCGCCAGCAGGTCATGGTGCTTCGGCATACGTGGCTCGGTGAGACCGAGGAGAAGGCCCTCGAGTACTTCGACGACTTCCTCAACGAGTACAACCACTACAGGGCGCTCGTGAAGGGGAGCGGCTCGACCGCGAGCAAGGAAGGGCGCCTCGCCGCCCGCACCGGCGGCGCCGTGGACGACGGTGCGATCAAGGCCGGTCTGGTCCGTCCCGAGAGCGAGTCGTTCCCCCGTGAGGGGCTGTACGAGAAGTACTCCGATCCCATCCTGACCACGCCCGAGCGGATGATCGAGCGGTTCAAGACCTACGAGAAGCTCGGTGTCGATCACATGGCCTGTCTCGTCGCCGTGGGTCAGCCGACCAGCGAGGTCATCAAGAACATGGAGTTCATGGCCAAGGAGGTCCTCCCCGAGTTCTGCTGA
- a CDS encoding phosphotriesterase family protein: MNDVEVMTVLGGVAVEELGMTLMHEHLVCDWTLRFVEPEEPADRELYRTPMDASLGWLLSENPFCCLDNARHDDPAAMVAELANFSAVGGRTVVDCSNGQIGRDPVALQRISRESGVNVIMGSGWYVHGFHELDKLSAGVEELTEDLMAEFVDGVDGTGVRPGIIGEIGVSPAFTDSERVRLRAACRVQREVGVPLLIHLPGWQRRAFEVLDIVLAEEGVAPDATVLCHMDPSGNDPDYQLAVADTGVWLEFDMIGMPFYYSGEGQSPAPEQTAAAIARLVDGGRAHQLLLSHDLASKAMWTRYGGNGIGYVPRLFLPRLQRHGVAPDVAAGLLAANPARLFSACVVRGAGAPQP; encoded by the coding sequence ATGAATGACGTAGAGGTGATGACAGTCCTCGGTGGGGTGGCGGTCGAAGAACTCGGTATGACCCTGATGCACGAGCATCTCGTCTGCGACTGGACACTGCGTTTCGTCGAGCCCGAGGAGCCGGCGGATCGTGAGCTGTACCGCACGCCGATGGACGCCTCGCTCGGCTGGCTGCTGTCGGAGAACCCGTTCTGTTGCCTCGACAACGCCCGCCACGACGATCCTGCTGCGATGGTCGCCGAGCTGGCCAACTTCAGCGCAGTCGGCGGTCGCACCGTCGTCGACTGCAGCAACGGTCAGATCGGGAGAGATCCGGTTGCGCTCCAGCGCATCTCACGCGAATCCGGGGTCAATGTGATCATGGGATCGGGCTGGTACGTACACGGGTTCCATGAGCTGGACAAGCTTTCGGCCGGCGTCGAGGAGCTCACCGAGGACCTGATGGCAGAGTTCGTCGACGGTGTCGACGGGACCGGGGTCCGGCCCGGGATCATCGGTGAGATAGGGGTATCGCCTGCGTTCACCGATTCGGAGAGGGTTCGTCTGCGTGCGGCGTGTCGGGTGCAGCGTGAGGTCGGTGTGCCGTTGCTCATCCACCTTCCGGGATGGCAGCGTCGCGCCTTCGAGGTGCTCGACATCGTTCTGGCGGAGGAGGGTGTTGCCCCCGATGCCACCGTCCTGTGTCACATGGACCCGTCTGGCAACGACCCCGATTATCAACTGGCCGTGGCGGATACCGGAGTCTGGCTTGAGTTCGACATGATCGGTATGCCCTTCTACTACTCGGGAGAGGGGCAATCGCCCGCGCCTGAGCAAACTGCGGCGGCCATTGCTCGCCTCGTCGATGGTGGCCGTGCGCACCAGCTGCTCTTGAGTCATGACCTCGCATCGAAGGCCATGTGGACCCGGTATGGAGGCAACGGGATCGGATATGTGCCACGGCTCTTTCTTCCGCGGCTGCAGCGTCACGGCGTCGCGCCGGATGTGGCGGCCGGCCTCTTGGCGGCCAATCCCGCGCGGTTGTTCTCGGCGTGTGTCGTACGGGGTGCGGGCGCGCCACAGCCGTAA
- a CDS encoding aldo/keto reductase translates to MHPRTLTIAGSEVPTIGQGTWRMGEDPQREVVALRAGIDLGLTLLDTAEMYAEGRAEQVVAEATRGRRDDVFIVSKVHPDNAATVDTIRACENSLSRLETDRIDLYLLHWRLDTPLEETILAFDQLVSDGKIRAWGVSNFDSGDLDDLPDGNAPAADQILYNLVTRGPEAELMPRCADEGITVMAYTPVDKGALLEHPILAALAADRGVSPAQVALAWSIRDGNTVAIPKALSLNHIEDNAAALDLDLTAEELAVLDGAFPAPGVVPLETGS, encoded by the coding sequence ATGCACCCTCGGACACTCACCATCGCAGGCAGTGAGGTACCCACGATCGGCCAGGGAACCTGGCGGATGGGCGAAGACCCGCAACGGGAGGTCGTTGCCCTCCGCGCCGGCATCGACCTCGGCCTCACCCTCCTGGACACCGCCGAGATGTACGCCGAGGGCCGTGCTGAACAGGTGGTTGCGGAAGCCACTCGCGGGCGTCGTGATGATGTCTTCATCGTGAGCAAGGTGCATCCCGACAATGCGGCCACTGTCGACACCATCAGGGCCTGTGAGAACAGCCTGAGCCGGCTCGAGACGGACCGCATCGACCTCTACCTTCTCCATTGGCGCCTTGACACGCCTCTGGAAGAAACGATTCTTGCATTCGATCAGCTCGTCTCGGACGGCAAGATCCGCGCATGGGGCGTCAGCAACTTCGACAGCGGCGATCTCGACGACCTGCCCGACGGGAACGCTCCCGCGGCCGACCAGATCCTCTACAACCTGGTCACACGAGGCCCGGAGGCCGAACTCATGCCTCGCTGCGCCGACGAGGGCATAACGGTGATGGCCTACACGCCCGTGGACAAGGGCGCCCTGCTGGAGCATCCGATCCTGGCAGCGCTCGCCGCAGACCGTGGAGTCTCCCCCGCTCAGGTCGCCCTGGCCTGGTCCATCCGGGACGGCAACACCGTCGCGATACCGAAAGCCCTGTCGCTCAACCACATCGAAGACAACGCGGCTGCCCTGGACTTGGACCTGACCGCAGAAGAACTCGCAGTTCTGGACGGGGCGTTCCCCGCTCCGGGGGTCGTCCCGCTCGAAACCGGCTCCTGA
- a CDS encoding cupin domain-containing protein has protein sequence MSQLLGNVFTTKLDPEGYVSLDDGTPVSTGAHFIGDFAGGKVGVWGAEVGFIGGEAADEIFVILEGRAEVSFDETGETFIAGPGDIVRLYAGKRNTWKTIEPIRKVSFWIEREG, from the coding sequence ATGAGCCAGCTCCTGGGAAATGTCTTCACCACGAAACTCGATCCGGAAGGCTATGTCTCCCTCGACGACGGCACTCCGGTCTCGACCGGAGCCCACTTCATCGGGGACTTCGCAGGCGGCAAAGTAGGTGTCTGGGGTGCCGAGGTCGGATTCATCGGCGGCGAGGCCGCTGACGAGATCTTCGTCATTCTGGAGGGCCGCGCCGAGGTCAGCTTCGACGAGACAGGGGAAACGTTCATCGCCGGGCCGGGCGACATCGTGCGCCTGTACGCAGGTAAACGCAACACCTGGAAGACGATCGAACCGATCCGCAAGGTGTCGTTCTGGATCGAGCGCGAAGGCTGA
- a CDS encoding zeta toxin family protein produces the protein MSPRLDLVVGCNGAGKSTLVERHLQPLLHTPFVNADLIAGQKWPDAAQAHSYDAARLAAATRDALIGNGTSFIAETVFSHPSKLELLDRAHAAGYRVVLHVLLIPEELAVHRVRLRVDSGGHAVPEHKIRERYQRLWPLIREAITRSDQATVYANESPTTRIVARFVDGMPAGSPDWPRWSPTALTEGW, from the coding sequence GTGAGTCCCCGGCTCGACCTGGTCGTCGGGTGCAACGGCGCCGGAAAGTCGACGCTCGTCGAACGTCATCTGCAGCCGTTGCTGCACACGCCCTTCGTGAACGCGGACCTGATCGCCGGACAGAAGTGGCCCGACGCCGCGCAAGCCCATTCATACGACGCCGCCCGGCTGGCGGCGGCGACCCGCGACGCGCTCATCGGGAACGGCACGTCCTTCATCGCCGAGACGGTCTTCTCGCATCCCTCGAAGCTGGAACTCCTGGATCGAGCACACGCGGCTGGCTACCGGGTGGTGCTGCACGTCCTGTTGATCCCCGAAGAGCTTGCCGTGCACCGTGTTCGGCTCCGCGTCGACAGCGGCGGACACGCCGTCCCCGAACACAAGATCCGCGAACGCTATCAACGTCTGTGGCCGCTGATCCGCGAAGCCATCACGCGCAGCGACCAGGCAACCGTCTACGCCAACGAGAGTCCGACGACGCGCATCGTCGCGAGGTTCGTCGACGGCATGCCCGCAGGTTCGCCGGACTGGCCGAGGTGGTCGCCCACCGCGCTCACCGAGGGTTGGTGA
- a CDS encoding TA system antitoxin ParD family protein, producing MSTGTDKVTRLSAALVSDAAREGAREQRSARQQLEHWARLGRSVSQRTTASRRRVEAALAGGLPGESLTPEETVVYDAEIDAQLEARLADDDHVVRRASEGFSSVVVDDAGRLVEYRPDGTSVVLGQ from the coding sequence ATGAGCACCGGTACGGACAAGGTGACCCGGCTGTCGGCAGCGCTGGTGAGCGATGCCGCCCGGGAGGGCGCGCGGGAACAGCGATCGGCGCGGCAGCAACTGGAGCACTGGGCCCGCCTCGGCCGGAGCGTCTCGCAGCGGACGACGGCGTCGCGTCGGCGGGTCGAAGCGGCTCTGGCCGGTGGTCTGCCGGGAGAATCGTTGACCCCGGAGGAGACCGTCGTCTACGACGCCGAGATCGACGCACAGCTCGAAGCGCGACTCGCCGACGACGACCACGTGGTCCGACGTGCATCAGAGGGGTTCTCGTCGGTGGTGGTCGATGACGCCGGCCGGCTCGTCGAGTACCGACCCGACGGGACGAGCGTCGTCCTCGGACAGTGA
- the msrA gene encoding peptide-methionine (S)-S-oxide reductase MsrA: MTIDTGQITRRPGTETAVLAGGCFWGMEDLIRKQPGVLDTRVGYTGGRNDHATYRNHPGHAEAVEIVFDPTQTSYRDILAFFFQIHDPTTRDRQGNDIGSSYRSAIFPVTPEQERIARDTIADVDASGLWPGKAVTTIEPLGPFWEAEPEHQDYLLNFPNGYTCHFPRPGWVLPRRDAVSTR, translated from the coding sequence ATGACCATCGACACCGGCCAGATCACCAGGCGCCCCGGCACCGAGACCGCCGTCCTCGCCGGCGGTTGCTTCTGGGGCATGGAGGACCTGATCCGCAAGCAGCCCGGCGTCCTGGACACCAGGGTCGGCTACACCGGCGGCCGCAACGATCACGCCACCTACCGCAACCATCCCGGACATGCGGAGGCCGTCGAGATCGTCTTCGACCCCACCCAGACGTCGTACCGCGACATCCTGGCGTTCTTCTTCCAGATCCACGATCCGACGACGCGCGATCGTCAGGGAAACGACATCGGATCGAGCTACCGGTCGGCGATCTTCCCGGTGACACCCGAGCAGGAGCGCATCGCGCGGGACACGATCGCCGATGTCGACGCGTCGGGTCTCTGGCCTGGAAAGGCGGTCACGACCATCGAGCCGCTGGGGCCGTTCTGGGAGGCCGAGCCCGAGCACCAGGACTACCTGCTGAACTTCCCGAACGGCTACACCTGCCACTTCCCGCGTCCCGGGTGGGTGCTGCCGAGGCGGGACGCGGTCTCGACCCGCTGA
- the msrB gene encoding peptide-methionine (R)-S-oxide reductase MsrB, translating into MSNTYRKTPESLSRLTDAQYRVTQRDGTERAFDNEYWDNHEPGIYVDVVSGQPLFSSTDKYDSGTGWPSFTQPIEPDAVATKSDRTLWMRRTEVRSAGADSHLGHLFDDGPRDAGGQRYCMNSAALRFIPAGELAAQGYGDYAELFAGTPDTTDTHTGTNEENA; encoded by the coding sequence GTGAGCAACACCTACCGCAAGACACCCGAGTCGTTGAGTCGTCTCACCGACGCCCAGTACCGCGTCACCCAGCGCGACGGCACCGAGCGCGCTTTCGACAACGAATACTGGGACAACCACGAGCCCGGCATCTACGTCGACGTCGTGTCCGGACAGCCGCTGTTCTCGTCGACCGACAAGTACGACAGCGGCACCGGCTGGCCGAGCTTCACCCAGCCCATCGAGCCCGACGCGGTGGCAACCAAGAGCGACCGCACCCTGTGGATGCGGCGCACCGAGGTGCGATCGGCGGGAGCCGACAGTCATCTCGGACACCTCTTCGACGACGGGCCGCGCGATGCCGGCGGGCAGCGCTACTGCATGAACTCGGCCGCGCTGCGGTTCATCCCGGCCGGAGAACTCGCCGCGCAGGGCTACGGCGACTACGCGGAGCTGTTCGCCGGCACCCCTGACACCACAGACACCCACACCGGCACCAATGAGGAGAACGCATGA